A DNA window from Salvelinus sp. IW2-2015 linkage group LG4q.1:29, ASM291031v2, whole genome shotgun sequence contains the following coding sequences:
- the hmgcs1 gene encoding hydroxymethylglutaryl-CoA synthase, cytoplasmic isoform X2: MIVSSYRMPGSAQANGEATWPKDVGVIALEIYFPSQYVDQAELEQFDGVSAGKYTVGLGQARMGFCSDREDINSLCLTVVQRLMERNGLSYDQVGRLEVGTETIIDKSKSVKTVVMQLFEESGNTDVEGIDTTNACYGGTAALFNAVNWVESSSWDGRYALVVAGDIAVYATGSARPTGGAGAIAMLVGPNAPLAFDRGLRGTHMQHAYDFYKPDMASEYPVVDGKLSIECYLSALDRCYSVYRNKIHAQWQREGVDKRFSLEDFGYMVFHSPYCKLVQKSLARLVLSDFLSHPRPNTETGPFSGLEAFREVKPEETYFNRDVEKAFMKASTEMFDQKTKASLLVSNQNGNMYTPSVYGCLASVIAQHTPQHLAGQRIGLFSYGSGFAATLYSLRVSQDATPGSGLDKICASLCDLKARLDSRRKVSPAMFAENMQLREETHHLAPYVPQGAVEELFPGTWYLTRVDEKHRREYSRCSLNDDLPLEAGLVNSTTATEQHIPSPVKKMPRLPASTAGPEAVTVSNGDH, from the exons CTCATACAGAATGCCTGGATCAGCCCAAGCCAACGGCGAGGCCACGTGGCCCAAAGATGTGGGCGTCATCGCCCTGGAGATCTACTTCCCCTCACAGTACGTGGACCAGGCCGAGCTGGAGCAGTTTGACGGCGTGTCGGCCGGCAAGTACACGGTGGGCCTGGGCCAGGCGCGTATGGGCTTCTGCTCRGACCGCGAGGACATCAACTCCCTCTGCCTGACGGTGGTCCAGCGGCTGATGGAAAGGAATGGCCTCTCCTACGACCAGGTGGGCCGTTTGGAGGTGGGCACTGAGACCATCATCGACAAGTCCAAGTCGGTGAAGACGGTGGTGATGCAGCTGTTCGAGGAATCGGGCAACACGGACGTGGAGGGGATTGACACGACCAACGCTTGCTATGGGGGCACCGCCGCCCTCTTCAACGCCGTCAACTGGGTGGAGTCTAGCTCCTGGGACG GTCGTTATGCCCTGGTGGTGGCAGGAGACATTGCAGTTTACGCCACAGGAAGTGCCCGGCCGACAGGGGGCGCCGGTGCGATAGCCATGTTGGTAGGGCCCAACGCCCCACTGGCTTTTGACAGAG GTCTGCGGGGTACACACATGCAGCACGCCTACGACTTCTACAAGCCAGATATGGCGTCAGAATATCCTGTGGTGGACGGAAAGCTGTCTATCGAGTGCTACCTCAGCGCCTTAGATCGCTGTTACTCTGTCTATCGCAACAAGATCCATGCACAGTGGCAAAGAG AGGGTGTGGACAAGCGTTTCAGCCTGGAGGACTTTGGCTACATGGTGTTCCACTCTCCCTACTGCAAGCTGGTGCAGAAGTCCTTAGCCCGTCTGGTGCTCAGTGACTTCCTCAGCCACCCCAGGCCGAACACAGAGACTGGACCGTTCAGTGGCCTGGAGGCTTTCAG GGAGGTGAAGCCGGAGGAGACCTACTTCAACAGGGATGTGGAGAAGGCCTTCATGAAGGCCAgcacagagatgtttgatcaaaAGACCAAGGCTTCCCTCCTCGTCTCCAACCAGAACGGCAACATGTACACCCCCTCTGTCTACGGCTGCCTTGCTTCTGTCATCGCACA acacacacctcagCACCTGGCGGGCCAGAGAATCGGCCTGTTCTCCTACGGCTCGGGGTTTGCCGCCACACTCTACTCCCTCCGAGTCTCCCAGGACGCCACGCCTG GCTCTGGATTGGATAAGATCTGTGCCAGCCTGTGTGACCTCAAGGCCAGACTGGACTCCAGGAGGAAGGTGTCACCTGCCATGTTCGCTGAAAACATGCAGCTGAGGGAAGAGACCCACCACCTAG CACCGTACGTGCCCCAGGGCGCTGTGGAGGAGCTGTTCCCTGGGACGTGGTATCTGACCCGGGTGGACGAAAAGCACCGTCGGGAGTACTCCAGATGCTCCCTGAACGACGACTTGCCCCTGGAGGCTGGCCTGGTCAACTCCACCACAGCCACTGAG CAGCACATCCCAAGCCCAGTGAAGAAGATGCCCCGCCTCCCCGCCTCCACAGCTGGTCCTGAGGCGGTCACCGTTAGCAATGGGGATCATTAA
- the hmgcs1 gene encoding hydroxymethylglutaryl-CoA synthase, cytoplasmic isoform X3 — MPGSAQANGEATWPKDVGVIALEIYFPSQYVDQAELEQFDGVSAGKYTVGLGQARMGFCSDREDINSLCLTVVQRLMERNGLSYDQVGRLEVGTETIIDKSKSVKTVVMQLFEESGNTDVEGIDTTNACYGGTAALFNAVNWVESSSWDGRYALVVAGDIAVYATGSARPTGGAGAIAMLVGPNAPLAFDRGLRGTHMQHAYDFYKPDMASEYPVVDGKLSIECYLSALDRCYSVYRNKIHAQWQREGVDKRFSLEDFGYMVFHSPYCKLVQKSLARLVLSDFLSHPRPNTETGPFSGLEAFREVKPEETYFNRDVEKAFMKASTEMFDQKTKASLLVSNQNGNMYTPSVYGCLASVIAQHTPQHLAGQRIGLFSYGSGFAATLYSLRVSQDATPGSGLDKICASLCDLKARLDSRRKVSPAMFAENMQLREETHHLAPYVPQGAVEELFPGTWYLTRVDEKHRREYSRCSLNDDLPLEAGLVNSTTATEQHIPSPVKKMPRLPASTAGPEAVTVSNGDH, encoded by the exons ATGCCTGGATCAGCCCAAGCCAACGGCGAGGCCACGTGGCCCAAAGATGTGGGCGTCATCGCCCTGGAGATCTACTTCCCCTCACAGTACGTGGACCAGGCCGAGCTGGAGCAGTTTGACGGCGTGTCGGCCGGCAAGTACACGGTGGGCCTGGGCCAGGCGCGTATGGGCTTCTGCTCRGACCGCGAGGACATCAACTCCCTCTGCCTGACGGTGGTCCAGCGGCTGATGGAAAGGAATGGCCTCTCCTACGACCAGGTGGGCCGTTTGGAGGTGGGCACTGAGACCATCATCGACAAGTCCAAGTCGGTGAAGACGGTGGTGATGCAGCTGTTCGAGGAATCGGGCAACACGGACGTGGAGGGGATTGACACGACCAACGCTTGCTATGGGGGCACCGCCGCCCTCTTCAACGCCGTCAACTGGGTGGAGTCTAGCTCCTGGGACG GTCGTTATGCCCTGGTGGTGGCAGGAGACATTGCAGTTTACGCCACAGGAAGTGCCCGGCCGACAGGGGGCGCCGGTGCGATAGCCATGTTGGTAGGGCCCAACGCCCCACTGGCTTTTGACAGAG GTCTGCGGGGTACACACATGCAGCACGCCTACGACTTCTACAAGCCAGATATGGCGTCAGAATATCCTGTGGTGGACGGAAAGCTGTCTATCGAGTGCTACCTCAGCGCCTTAGATCGCTGTTACTCTGTCTATCGCAACAAGATCCATGCACAGTGGCAAAGAG AGGGTGTGGACAAGCGTTTCAGCCTGGAGGACTTTGGCTACATGGTGTTCCACTCTCCCTACTGCAAGCTGGTGCAGAAGTCCTTAGCCCGTCTGGTGCTCAGTGACTTCCTCAGCCACCCCAGGCCGAACACAGAGACTGGACCGTTCAGTGGCCTGGAGGCTTTCAG GGAGGTGAAGCCGGAGGAGACCTACTTCAACAGGGATGTGGAGAAGGCCTTCATGAAGGCCAgcacagagatgtttgatcaaaAGACCAAGGCTTCCCTCCTCGTCTCCAACCAGAACGGCAACATGTACACCCCCTCTGTCTACGGCTGCCTTGCTTCTGTCATCGCACA acacacacctcagCACCTGGCGGGCCAGAGAATCGGCCTGTTCTCCTACGGCTCGGGGTTTGCCGCCACACTCTACTCCCTCCGAGTCTCCCAGGACGCCACGCCTG GCTCTGGATTGGATAAGATCTGTGCCAGCCTGTGTGACCTCAAGGCCAGACTGGACTCCAGGAGGAAGGTGTCACCTGCCATGTTCGCTGAAAACATGCAGCTGAGGGAAGAGACCCACCACCTAG CACCGTACGTGCCCCAGGGCGCTGTGGAGGAGCTGTTCCCTGGGACGTGGTATCTGACCCGGGTGGACGAAAAGCACCGTCGGGAGTACTCCAGATGCTCCCTGAACGACGACTTGCCCCTGGAGGCTGGCCTGGTCAACTCCACCACAGCCACTGAG CAGCACATCCCAAGCCCAGTGAAGAAGATGCCCCGCCTCCCCGCCTCCACAGCTGGTCCTGAGGCGGTCACCGTTAGCAATGGGGATCATTAA
- the hmgcs1 gene encoding hydroxymethylglutaryl-CoA synthase, cytoplasmic isoform X1: MPGSAQANGEATWPKDVGVIALEIYFPSQYVDQAELEQFDGVSAGKYTVGLGQARMGFCSDREDINSLCLTVVQRLMERNGLSYDQVGRLEVGTETIIDKSKSVKTVVMQLFEESGNTDVEGIDTTNACYGGTAALFNAVNWVESSSWDGRYALVVAGDIAVYATGSARPTGGAGAIAMLVGPNAPLAFDRGLRGTHMQHAYDFYKPDMASEYPVVDGKLSIECYLSALDRCYSVYRNKIHAQWQREGVDKRFSLEDFGYMVFHSPYCKLVQKSLARLVLSDFLSHPRPNTETGPFSGLEAFREVKPEETYFNRDVEKAFMKASTEMFDQKTKASLLVSNQNGNMYTPSVYGCLASVIAQHTPQHLAGQRIGLFSYGSGFAATLYSLRVSQDATPGSGLDKICASLCDLKARLDSRRKVSPAMFAENMQLREETHHLAPYVPQGAVEELFPGTWYLTRVDEKHRREYSRCSLNDDLPLEAGLVNSTTATEHIPSPVKKMPRLPASTAGPEAVTVSNGDH; encoded by the exons ATGCCTGGATCAGCCCAAGCCAACGGCGAGGCCACGTGGCCCAAAGATGTGGGCGTCATCGCCCTGGAGATCTACTTCCCCTCACAGTACGTGGACCAGGCCGAGCTGGAGCAGTTTGACGGCGTGTCGGCCGGCAAGTACACGGTGGGCCTGGGCCAGGCGCGTATGGGCTTCTGCTCRGACCGCGAGGACATCAACTCCCTCTGCCTGACGGTGGTCCAGCGGCTGATGGAAAGGAATGGCCTCTCCTACGACCAGGTGGGCCGTTTGGAGGTGGGCACTGAGACCATCATCGACAAGTCCAAGTCGGTGAAGACGGTGGTGATGCAGCTGTTCGAGGAATCGGGCAACACGGACGTGGAGGGGATTGACACGACCAACGCTTGCTATGGGGGCACCGCCGCCCTCTTCAACGCCGTCAACTGGGTGGAGTCTAGCTCCTGGGACG GTCGTTATGCCCTGGTGGTGGCAGGAGACATTGCAGTTTACGCCACAGGAAGTGCCCGGCCGACAGGGGGCGCCGGTGCGATAGCCATGTTGGTAGGGCCCAACGCCCCACTGGCTTTTGACAGAG GTCTGCGGGGTACACACATGCAGCACGCCTACGACTTCTACAAGCCAGATATGGCGTCAGAATATCCTGTGGTGGACGGAAAGCTGTCTATCGAGTGCTACCTCAGCGCCTTAGATCGCTGTTACTCTGTCTATCGCAACAAGATCCATGCACAGTGGCAAAGAG AGGGTGTGGACAAGCGTTTCAGCCTGGAGGACTTTGGCTACATGGTGTTCCACTCTCCCTACTGCAAGCTGGTGCAGAAGTCCTTAGCCCGTCTGGTGCTCAGTGACTTCCTCAGCCACCCCAGGCCGAACACAGAGACTGGACCGTTCAGTGGCCTGGAGGCTTTCAG GGAGGTGAAGCCGGAGGAGACCTACTTCAACAGGGATGTGGAGAAGGCCTTCATGAAGGCCAgcacagagatgtttgatcaaaAGACCAAGGCTTCCCTCCTCGTCTCCAACCAGAACGGCAACATGTACACCCCCTCTGTCTACGGCTGCCTTGCTTCTGTCATCGCACA acacacacctcagCACCTGGCGGGCCAGAGAATCGGCCTGTTCTCCTACGGCTCGGGGTTTGCCGCCACACTCTACTCCCTCCGAGTCTCCCAGGACGCCACGCCTG GCTCTGGATTGGATAAGATCTGTGCCAGCCTGTGTGACCTCAAGGCCAGACTGGACTCCAGGAGGAAGGTGTCACCTGCCATGTTCGCTGAAAACATGCAGCTGAGGGAAGAGACCCACCACCTAG CACCGTACGTGCCCCAGGGCGCTGTGGAGGAGCTGTTCCCTGGGACGTGGTATCTGACCCGGGTGGACGAAAAGCACCGTCGGGAGTACTCCAGATGCTCCCTGAACGACGACTTGCCCCTGGAGGCTGGCCTGGTCAACTCCACCACAGCCACTGAG CACATCCCAAGCCCAGTGAAGAAGATGCCCCGCCTCCCCGCCTCCACAGCTGGTCCTGAGGCGGTCACCGTTAGCAATGGGGATCATTAA